A window of the Brassica napus cultivar Da-Ae chromosome A2, Da-Ae, whole genome shotgun sequence genome harbors these coding sequences:
- the LOC106425502 gene encoding glutathione S-transferase T3-like: protein MNPYNQSSSYMGLLNSQNFPYESFPPYSSQQTDAGSQRVDTPDTPADRKERKKWTPADDEVLISGWLNTSKDAVVGNDQKLGTFWKRVGEYVAASPHVRGDGEARQHLHCKQRWHKINDVVNKFCAAYGAAERHISSGQNDNDVLKEAHAIFYANHNSKFNLEHAWCLLRYEQKWMNLNNPTPTASSKRKTGEPVPQTSNTTAGEQDTRPEGVKAAKAKRNNPQGKSVAEYTTIWEMKKEDLQMKERLSKLAILDTLLARKDLSEAEEIVKNKLLAIYF from the coding sequence ATGAATCCCTATAATCAGTCATCCAGTTATATGGGACTGCTTAACAGTCAAAACTTTCCTTATGAAAGTTTCCCTCCATACAGTTCACAACAAACCGACGCAGGAAGTCAACGTGTAGACACACCAGACACACCAGCGGACCGTAAGGAGAGAAAGAAGTGGACTCCTGCCGATGACGAGGTTCTTATTAGTGGGTGGCTTAACACATCTAAGGATGCGGTGGTGGGAAATGATCAAAAGCTTGGGACGTTTTGGAAACGAGTAGGAGAATATGTCGCAGCAAGTCCTCATGTTAGAGGGGATGGTGAAGCAAGACAGCACCTCCATTGCAAGCAGAGGTGGCACAAAATAAATGATGTAGTGAACAAGTTCTGTGCCGCTTATGGGGCAGCAGAAAGACATATCAGTTCAGGACAGAATGACAACGATGTTCTTAAGGAGGCTCATGCTATCTTTTACGCGAATCACAACAGCAAGTTCAATCTAGAGCATGCGTGGTGTCTCTTGAGGTATGAACAGAAGTGGATGAACCTCAACAATCCTACTCCCACTGCTAGTTCTAAAAGAAAAACTGGTGAGCCAGTTCCCCAAACCTCAAACACCACTGCTGGTGAACAAGACACCCGGCCCGAAGGTGTAAAGGCCGCCAAAGCTAAAAGGAACAATCCTCAAGGGAAGTCTGTCGCTGAGTACACGACCATCtgggagatgaagaaggaggatCTCCAGATGAAGGAGAGACTATCAAAGCTCGCCATATTAGACACTCTGTTGGCTAGAAAGGACTTGAGTGAGGCTGAAGAAATTGTCAAGAATAAGCTACTCGCTATCTATTTCTGA